One Mauremys reevesii isolate NIE-2019 linkage group 5, ASM1616193v1, whole genome shotgun sequence genomic window carries:
- the SHISA3 gene encoding protein shisa-3 homolog translates to MWPRAEVAAAAVRRGAGRRAWAEPVAGPAAAAMGDRGLLLRYLLLGFLGWGASAQPAGGEYCHGWVDGHGRYHEGFQCPEDFDTPDATICCGSCALRYCCAAAEARLEQGGCTNDREPQPPGVTAQPIYVPFLIVGSIFIAFIIVGSLVAVYCCTCLRPKQTSQQPIRFSLRSYQIETLPMILTSTSLRTPSRQSSTATSSSSTGGSIRRFSFARAESGCLVASPPSPYTPGCLQTGHSIHLTQPAGFLVSSPYFGYPLQPEPSLAGRSCPDFS, encoded by the exons ATGTGGCCACGAGCAGAAGTCGCTGCCGCGGCCGTGAGGCGGGGAGCCGGGCGCCGAGCCTGGGCTGAGCCGGTCGCGGGTCCCGCTGCCGCCGCCATGGGGGACCGGGGGCTGCTGCTGCGCTACCTGCTGCTGGGCTTCCTGGGCTGGGGCGCGTCCGCCCAGCCGGCGGGGGGCGAGTATTGCCACGGCTGGGTGGACGGGCACGGCCGCTACCACGAGGGCTTCCAGTGCCCGGAGGACTTCGACACGCCGGACGCCACCATCTGCTGCGGCTCCTGCGCCCTGCGCTACTGCTGCGCCGCCGCGGAGGCCCGGCTGGAGCAAGGCGGCTGCACCAACGACCGCGAGCCGCAGCCCCCGGGGGTGACAGCCC agcCGATCTACGTTCCTTTCCTTATTGTTGGATCCATATTCATCGCCTTCATTATTGTGGGTTCGTTGGTAGCTGTTTATTGTTGCACGTGTTTAAGACCTAAACAAACATCACAGCAGCCAATACGATTCTCTCTTCGAAGCTATCAGATCGAGACTCTTCCAATGATCCTGACTTCCACTAGTCTCCGGACACCGTCCAGACAGTCCAGTACTGCAACCAGTTCGAGTTCTACTGGAGGCTCCATTCGCAGGTTCTCTTTCGCCAGAGCAGAATCTGGGTGTTTAGTGGCATCTCCACCTTCACCTTACACACCGGGCTGCTTACAAACAGGCCATTCTATCCACCTAACTCAACCAGCTGGATTTTTGGTGTCATCACCCTATTTTGGCTATCCTCTCCAACCGGAACCTTCCCTAGCCGGGAGGAGCTGCCCAGATTTTAGCTAG